The bacterium genomic interval TCGACCGCGGCGGGACGACGCGCCGGCTGACCGGCCGACCGCCGGAGGCGCGGTGGAGCGTTGGCCGCTTGAAATCGTGGACGACCATCTCGTCGCCCTCGTGGACGGCCGCCGCGCCCTCGTGGACACCGGCGCCCCGCAGAGCTTCGGCCGCACGCCGCTGACGATCCTCGGCCGCGAGTGGAAGTTCAAGCCGACGTGGCTGGGGATCGGCCTTCCGGAAATGGAACGGCGCGTCGGCTGCGCGCTCGACGCGCTGCTCGGCTTCGACGTCCTCTCCAGCTTCCGCTTCGTCGTCGATTGGATCGACAGCGCGATCGAGTTCCGCGAGGACGAGCCCGCGATGGACGGCGCGGTCGTGCCCGTGGACACGCTGCTCGGCGTGCCGATCGTCGATTTCCTGATCGACGGCCGCACGGCGCGCGGCTATCTCGACACCGGCGCGCGCCTCTCCTACGTGGACGCGGAAGCGGCGGGCGCCGTGCCGTTCGCGACGCGCACCGACTACTACCCCGGCTTCGGCGAGTTCACGACCGAAGTGCGCAAGATGACGGTCGAGGTCGGCGGGAAGCTGCGCGACCTGACCTGCGGCACGTTGCCCGAACTGCTGCGCGACGCGCTGCGGCTCGCGGGAACGGAGTGGATTCTCGGCGTCGACGTTCTGCGCAAGGGGCCCGTTTTCTTCGACTTCGCCAAGGGGATCGTCGTCGTGCCCTGAATGGGGCGTTGCGCTTTGTCCCGTTTGCGCTTAAACAAAGCCTCATGAAGCCCCCCTGCGGAATTCTCCCGCGCGTGCGCGGGCGCGCCGTTCCTCTGGCCGCCGTCGCCGCGCTGCTCGCCTTCGCCGCCGTCCCCGCCCTCGCGGCCGGCCGCGCCCCCAAGTCCGCCGCCCGGACGCCGCGGCGTTCCGTCGCCCCGAAGGCCGCGGAACCGGCCACCGGCGCCTTCTCCGGCCTCGTCTGGCACGTCGAGACCGAAGCGGGCGCCGAGGTGGACGGCCGCCTCTCCGACGAACCGATCAACCCCGCCTCGGTGACGAAGGCCGCGACGACCCTCTGGGCCCTCGAACGGCTCGGTCCCGACCACCGCTTCGAGACGCGCCTCCTCGCCTCGCACGGCGCGACTGTCCGCGCGGGCGAGCTGCAGGGTGATCTCGTCGTCGAGGGAACGGGCGATCCGGACTTCCGCCCCGAGAACGCGATGCTCGTCGCCCTCAAGCTCAACGAGCTGGGGATCAAGCGGATCCACGGCGCGCTGGTCGTCAACCGCCGCTTTTGGATCGGTTGGGAGAACGGCTCGCAGGGGCGCGACCCCGATCCGGCGAAGCGCGCGCTGACGATGAACGCGCGGCTGCGCCAGGCGCTCGACCCCGGACGCTGGAACGGGCTGATGCGCCGCTCGTGGGTCGAGCTCGCCGCGGCGCGCGGTCTCGACGCGCAGCGCCCGCCGAAGGTCGTCGTCGCCGGCGGCTCGCGCGAGTCGGCGCGCGTCGGCGGGCGGCTGCTCGCCGTGCACCGCTCGCGCACGCTGCGCGCGACGCTCCACGAACTGAACTGCTATTCGAACAACGACATCGAGCGGATCGGCGAGTCGCTGGGCGACGGGCCGGAGCTGACGTCGTTCCTGCGGGAGCGCTGGCGCCTGCCGGCGGGGACGATCCAGTTCCAGACCGCGTCCGGCCTCGGCGAGAACCGCATCTCGCCGCGCCTCGTCGTCGGGCTGATGCGCGACCTCGAGCAGACCTGCCGCCGGATGGGGATGGAGCTCGAAGACGTCCTTCCGGCCGTGGGCTGCGATCCGGGCACCGTGGCGCACTTCTTCGGCATGATCGCCGCGGCGCCGGAGACGGCGGCGGTCGTCGGCAAGACCGGCACCCTGACCGCCACCGACGGCGGCGTCTCCGTCTTCGCCGGCGTGATCCGCGCGAAGGAAGGGAACTTCTACTTCTGCGTCGGCGAGCCGCGCGCCGCGGGGCGTCTGCGCCGCGCGCGCTGGAAGGAAGAGCAGTTCGTGCTCGACCTGCTGGCCAAGCACGGCGGGGCCGTGGGGCGCGCCTGCCGCGCGCCGGGCGCGGCGGCCGGCGTCGGCGCCGAAATCCTCGGCGCGTCCGAGCTGGCGTCGCTGCCCGACGGCGTGCACGAGGCGGGCGAAGAAGCGCCCGCCTTCGCTCCCGCGCCCTGACGTCCGCGCGCGGCGCGGCCGCGGCTGCGCCGCGGGGGAATTGGGGTAGAGTTTCCGAAACGCCGCCGTCTTTCCCCGGCGCGCGGCGGAAAGGAACCCCACCCATGAATCCTTGGCACGACGTCTCTCCCGGCGATCAAGTTCCCGAGATCGTCACCGCGGTGATCGAGATCCCGCGCGGCTGCAGCGTCAAGTACGAACTCGACAAGACCACCGGGATGATCCGCGTGGACCGCATCCTCTTCAGCGCGGTGCACTATCCGGCCAACTACGGCTTCATCCCGCAGACCTACTGCGAGGACAACGACCCGCTGGACATCCTCGTCCTCGGGCAGGCGACGGTCGTCCCGCTCTCGCTGATGCGCGCGCGGCCGATCGGCCTGATGCGGATGACCGACCACGGGCAGCCGGACGACAAGATCATCGCCGTCCACGTGGACGATCCCGAGGTCTCCGACATCTACTCCCTGGAGCAGCTCCAGCAGCACAAGCTGCGGGAGCTCCGGCGCTTCTTCGAGGACTACAAGCAGCTCGAAGGGAAGGAGGTCCACGTGCACGACTTCCTCGACCCGGCCGAGGCCCGCGCCGTCGTGCGCAAGGACCTCGAGCTCTACAACCAGAAGATCCGCAAATGACGGCCCTGACCACGGCGGAACTCGCCGACCTGGTGCGCCGCGTCTTCCGCCCCCGCGCGGAGGACCGCGGCCTGTTGATCGTCCTCGACCTGCCCGACGCCGCCGCGCCCGACAACGCGGCGTGGGCCGAGCGGCGCGCGATGGCCCGCGACTGGGCGGCGCGGCTCGAGGAAGCCCGCGGCGAGCTGGGGCTGCTGCGCGTGACGCTCGCGCACTACCGCAACGCGCGTCGCCCGAACCAGGATCTCCCCGCGACGGCGGCGCCGTCCGAGCGGGGCGCGGCGCCGGAGACGGCCGACGACCTCGCCGGCAAGGAGGTCCCGTTCGCGGAGCTCTTCGCCGCGCACCAGATCGTCCTCGCGCCGACGGAGTTCTCGGCGACCGCGCCGCTCAAGCTGCTCGCCAAGCGCTACGGCTTCCGCGCGGCGACGATGCCCGGCTTCACGCCGGCGATGCTCCCCGCGCTGCGCCTCGACTGGACCGAGATCGACGCCCGCTGCCGTGCGCTCAAGGCGCGGCTCGACGCCGCCGACGAGGCGCGCTTCGTCTTCGACTCGCCGCTCGGCCGCCGAGCGCTGACGCTCGACCTGCGGCGGCGTTCCGGCCATGCCTCCGGCGGACTCCTCGCCGAGCCCGGCGTCGCCGGCAACCTCCCGTCGGGCGAGAGCTACATCGTCCCGTACGAGGGGGAGGTCGCGGGGGACCAGAGCCGCTCGGCGGGGGAGCTGCCGCTCGAGATCGACGGCGAGCCGGTCCTCTTCCGCATCGCGCGCAACCGCGTCGTCGAGGTCGTCGGCGACGGCCCGGCCGCGGAGGCCGAACGGCGCGAACTCGCGGCGGAGCCGGCCTACGGCAACGTCGCCGAGCTCGGCCTCGGGATCCTCGGCGAGTACGGCGTCAAGCCGTGCGGCGAACTGTTGCTCGACGAAAAGCTCGGCCTGCACATCGCCTTCGGCCGCAGCGACCACTTCGGCGGGCAGATCGGCGCCAAGGACTGGAACGACCCGGCGAAGGTCATCCATCTCGACCGCGTCTTCATTCCGGAAGTCATGCCGCGCGTCGTCGTGCGCGAGGTCGATCTCGTCGGCCCCGACGGCGTCGCCGCGCCGTTGATGCGCGACGGCCTGTACGTCTGAGCGGCGCGCAATACCCCGCGGCGCGGTGCGTTTTCTTGCGCTCCGGCGTCGCGGGGTGGATTCTCTGGCCGTCCCCCCCCGGCGGCCCCCGGCCGCGATCCGAGGTCTCGGATGAGCCATCTCAAGGACCTGACGCCGCAGGCGTTCTGCGATTTCCTCCGCCAACACGGCATCCGCCGCTACTACTTCGTCTGGGACGAAGAGCAGAAGCGGCTCGTCCCGTCCCACCCGGCGCTGGCCGAACTCGCCGAGTTCATCCAGGGCGACAAGCGGGACTTCTACCGGCACGAGGGGTTGTTCGGGCAGATCGCGCCGAAGAGCGGCGTGCTGCAGACCGCGACCGTGCACCGCACTTGCCGCGGCCAGGCCGCGGGCGGCGTGCGCTTCTGGACCTACGACACGGTCGAGGACGTGCTCCGCGACGGCCTGCGCCTCTCGCGCGGCATGACGCACAAGAACGCGCTGGCCGGCCTCTGGTGGGGCGGCGGCAAGGGCGTCATGGCGCACGCGACGGGGAAGGACTCCAACGACCCGGCGATCCGCCGCACGATCTACGAGGAGTACGGCGAGTTCATCAGCAGCCTGCTCGGCTGCTACGTGACCGCCGAGGACGTCGGCACGAG includes:
- a CDS encoding D-alanyl-D-alanine carboxypeptidase codes for the protein MRGRAVPLAAVAALLAFAAVPALAAGRAPKSAARTPRRSVAPKAAEPATGAFSGLVWHVETEAGAEVDGRLSDEPINPASVTKAATTLWALERLGPDHRFETRLLASHGATVRAGELQGDLVVEGTGDPDFRPENAMLVALKLNELGIKRIHGALVVNRRFWIGWENGSQGRDPDPAKRALTMNARLRQALDPGRWNGLMRRSWVELAAARGLDAQRPPKVVVAGGSRESARVGGRLLAVHRSRTLRATLHELNCYSNNDIERIGESLGDGPELTSFLRERWRLPAGTIQFQTASGLGENRISPRLVVGLMRDLEQTCRRMGMELEDVLPAVGCDPGTVAHFFGMIAAAPETAAVVGKTGTLTATDGGVSVFAGVIRAKEGNFYFCVGEPRAAGRLRRARWKEEQFVLDLLAKHGGAVGRACRAPGAAAGVGAEILGASELASLPDGVHEAGEEAPAFAPAP
- a CDS encoding inorganic diphosphatase; the protein is MNPWHDVSPGDQVPEIVTAVIEIPRGCSVKYELDKTTGMIRVDRILFSAVHYPANYGFIPQTYCEDNDPLDILVLGQATVVPLSLMRARPIGLMRMTDHGQPDDKIIAVHVDDPEVSDIYSLEQLQQHKLRELRRFFEDYKQLEGKEVHVHDFLDPAEARAVVRKDLELYNQKIRK